A genomic stretch from Zeimonas sediminis includes:
- a CDS encoding AbrB/MazE/SpoVT family DNA-binding domain-containing protein, protein MSTVTVSEKGQVVIPAEIRKLLGIAPGTQLDFTIEGQSLRVEVSRRAAPTRLEDGYGLLVCRKPGKRRLSEFDVAEAMRKQTK, encoded by the coding sequence ATGTCAACCGTCACCGTATCCGAGAAGGGTCAGGTCGTGATTCCGGCCGAAATCCGGAAGTTGCTCGGCATTGCGCCCGGTACGCAGCTCGATTTCACGATCGAGGGGCAGAGCCTGCGCGTCGAGGTCTCACGGCGCGCCGCGCCTACTCGCCTCGAGGATGGTTACGGCCTTCTGGTCTGCAGGAAGCCGGGGAAACGCCGGCTATCCGAATTCGACGTAGCCGAGGCCATGCGGAAGCAAACCAAGTGA
- a CDS encoding NADPH-dependent 2,4-dienoyl-CoA reductase: MTPYPNLLSPIRIGTTTLPNRMVMGAMHTRLETMDWPIERLAAFYATRARGEIAMILTGGYAPVPEGVMDEGGLVLNSREQLADHVPITSAVREAGGRIVLQILHAGRYARVPECVAPSPGKARINAYAPRALATDEVWATIESYAVTAALAAEAGYAGVEIMGSEGYLINEFTAAITNRRDDEFGGSFDRRIRFPLEIVKAARARVGPDFMLVYRISSIDLMEGGMTAAEIAEFARRIEQAGADMINVGVGWHESAVPTIAASVPRAAWAAAVRNVKQAVSIPVMASNRINTPEVAEALIASGAADLVSMARPLLADPEFALKTRQGRVDEIAPCIACNQACLDHIFTERVATCLVNPRAAREVEFTDGRSASPRRFAVVGAGPAGMSFAIEAARRGHRVTLFEAAPELGGLLNLARRVPGKSEFDELLRYFAVSLQRASVEVRTGTRASVEDLAGGDFDEVVLATGVLPRRPDIPGIDHPKVLGYTEVLSGRAEVGERVAIIGAGGIGFDVAEFLVGDPEESTNPEAFRKAWGVDAAIASPGGLAPAGPHRPRRRVHMLQRKPGSLGKTLGKSTGWILKAKLRRAGVETIAGASYELIDDRGLHYSVNGERHLLEVDNLIVCAGQEPERSLHDALAQRGVPVHLIGGADEAAELDAYRAIDQATRLAVSL; the protein is encoded by the coding sequence ATGACCCCCTACCCGAACCTCCTGTCCCCGATCCGCATCGGCACCACCACCCTGCCGAACCGCATGGTCATGGGCGCGATGCACACGCGCCTGGAGACGATGGACTGGCCGATCGAGCGGCTGGCCGCTTTCTACGCCACGCGCGCCCGCGGCGAGATCGCGATGATCCTCACCGGCGGCTACGCGCCGGTGCCCGAAGGGGTGATGGACGAGGGCGGCCTCGTGCTGAACAGCCGCGAGCAGCTGGCCGATCACGTGCCGATCACCTCGGCGGTGCGCGAGGCGGGCGGCCGCATCGTGCTGCAGATCCTGCACGCGGGGCGCTACGCGCGGGTGCCCGAGTGCGTGGCCCCCTCGCCCGGCAAGGCGCGGATCAACGCGTACGCGCCGCGGGCGCTCGCCACCGACGAGGTCTGGGCCACCATCGAGAGCTATGCCGTCACCGCCGCGCTGGCGGCCGAGGCGGGCTACGCCGGCGTGGAGATCATGGGCTCCGAGGGCTACCTGATCAACGAGTTCACCGCCGCGATCACCAACCGGCGCGACGACGAATTCGGCGGCTCCTTCGATCGGCGCATCCGCTTTCCGCTGGAGATCGTGAAGGCGGCGCGCGCGCGCGTGGGTCCCGACTTCATGCTCGTGTACCGGATCTCGTCGATCGACCTGATGGAGGGCGGCATGACCGCCGCCGAGATCGCCGAATTCGCCCGCCGCATCGAGCAGGCGGGCGCGGACATGATCAACGTGGGCGTCGGCTGGCACGAGTCCGCGGTGCCGACCATCGCGGCTTCGGTGCCACGCGCGGCCTGGGCCGCCGCGGTGCGCAACGTGAAGCAGGCGGTGTCGATTCCGGTGATGGCGTCGAACCGGATCAACACGCCCGAAGTGGCCGAGGCACTGATCGCCTCGGGCGCCGCCGACCTGGTGTCGATGGCGCGACCGCTGCTGGCCGACCCCGAGTTCGCGCTGAAGACCCGCCAGGGGCGCGTGGACGAGATCGCCCCCTGCATCGCCTGCAACCAGGCCTGCCTGGACCACATCTTCACCGAGCGCGTGGCCACCTGCCTGGTGAACCCGCGTGCGGCGCGCGAGGTCGAGTTCACCGATGGGCGCTCTGCCTCTCCGCGCCGCTTCGCGGTCGTGGGCGCGGGGCCGGCCGGCATGAGCTTCGCGATCGAGGCGGCCCGGCGCGGCCACCGCGTCACGCTGTTCGAGGCGGCGCCCGAGCTCGGCGGCCTGCTGAACCTGGCCCGGCGGGTGCCGGGCAAGAGCGAGTTCGACGAGCTGCTGCGCTACTTCGCCGTGTCTCTGCAACGCGCAAGCGTCGAGGTGAGGACCGGTACGCGGGCGAGCGTCGAGGACCTTGCGGGCGGGGACTTCGACGAGGTGGTGCTCGCCACCGGCGTGCTGCCGCGCAGGCCCGACATCCCGGGCATCGACCACCCGAAGGTGCTCGGCTACACCGAGGTGCTGTCCGGGCGCGCCGAGGTCGGCGAGCGCGTGGCGATCATCGGCGCGGGCGGCATCGGCTTCGACGTGGCCGAGTTCCTGGTCGGCGACCCGGAGGAGTCCACGAACCCGGAAGCCTTCCGGAAAGCCTGGGGCGTGGATGCGGCGATCGCCAGCCCCGGCGGGCTCGCCCCCGCCGGCCCGCACCGGCCCCGCCGCCGGGTGCACATGCTCCAGCGCAAGCCCGGCTCGCTCGGCAAGACCCTCGGCAAGTCCACCGGCTGGATCCTGAAGGCGAAGCTGCGCAGGGCCGGGGTCGAGACGATCGCCGGCGCCAGCTACGAGCTGATTGACGACCGCGGACTGCACTACTCGGTGAACGGCGAGAGGCACCTGCTCGAAGTCGACAACCTGATCGTGTGCGCCGGGCAGGAGCCCGAGCGCTCGCTGCACGACGCGCTCGCGCAGCGCGGCGTTCCCGTGCACCTGATCGGCGGCGCCGACGAGGCCGCCGAGCTCGATGCGTACCGGGCGATCGACCAGGCTACTCGGCTGGCGGTTTCTCTTTGA
- the glmS gene encoding glutamine--fructose-6-phosphate transaminase (isomerizing) translates to MCGIVGAVAQRNVVPILIEGLRKLEYRGYDSAGIAIMNGQMSRVRAVGRVAELEHRAKEAHADAPTGIAHTRWATHGGVTENNAHPHISNRDGIEVSVVHNGIIENHEALRARLKAQGYEFHSDTDTEVIAHLVHSLVASGLALFQAVQQAVRELQGAYAIAAISKAEPNTVVGSRRGSPLLLGVGNSGSGRGENFLASDTSALLQVTKYVAYLEEGDVVEIRLDGYSIVDADGKPAERPIVESQLSADAIELGNYDHYMQKEIFEQPGAIANTLEMVANASSLSAGLFGADAEAIFARTKQILILACGTSWHAGSVAKYWLEAIAGIPTSVEIASEYRYRESVALPGTLVLTISQSGETADTIAALQHAQGLGLRDTLTICNVPESALIRQSKLRFLTRAGPEIGVASTKAFTTQLASLFVLTLVLAKQRKRLLPEREKELIEQLRHLPAAMNRVLECEPAVRHWANRFAVKQHALFLGRGVHFPIAQEGALKLKEITYIHAEAYAAGELKHGPLALVDREMPVVVVAPNDALIEKLKSNLQEVRARGGELFVFADRDTHIEPADGLNVINLIDHAGPLSPILHVVPLQLLAYHAALARGTDVDKPRNLAKSVTVE, encoded by the coding sequence ATGTGTGGAATCGTCGGGGCAGTGGCCCAGCGCAACGTCGTACCGATCCTGATCGAAGGGTTGCGCAAGCTCGAGTACCGCGGCTACGACTCGGCCGGCATCGCGATCATGAACGGCCAGATGTCTCGCGTGCGCGCGGTGGGCCGGGTGGCCGAGCTCGAGCACCGCGCGAAGGAAGCCCACGCCGACGCGCCCACCGGCATCGCCCACACCCGCTGGGCCACGCACGGCGGCGTCACCGAGAACAACGCGCATCCGCACATCTCGAACCGCGACGGCATCGAGGTGTCGGTGGTCCACAACGGCATCATCGAGAACCACGAGGCGCTGCGCGCGCGGCTGAAGGCGCAGGGCTACGAATTCCACAGCGACACCGACACCGAGGTGATCGCGCACCTGGTGCACAGCCTGGTCGCTTCGGGCCTCGCGCTGTTCCAGGCCGTGCAGCAGGCGGTGCGCGAGCTGCAAGGCGCCTACGCGATCGCCGCGATCAGCAAGGCCGAGCCGAACACCGTGGTCGGCTCGCGGCGCGGCTCGCCGCTGCTGCTGGGCGTGGGCAACTCCGGCTCGGGCCGGGGCGAGAACTTCCTGGCCTCGGACACCTCGGCGCTGCTGCAGGTCACCAAGTACGTGGCCTACCTGGAAGAAGGCGACGTGGTCGAGATCCGGCTCGACGGCTATTCGATCGTCGACGCCGACGGCAAGCCCGCCGAGCGCCCGATCGTGGAGAGCCAGCTGTCGGCCGACGCGATCGAGCTGGGCAACTACGACCACTACATGCAGAAGGAGATCTTCGAGCAGCCGGGCGCGATCGCCAACACGCTCGAGATGGTGGCCAACGCGTCGTCCTTGTCGGCCGGCCTGTTCGGCGCCGACGCCGAGGCGATCTTCGCCCGCACCAAACAGATCCTGATCCTCGCCTGCGGCACCAGCTGGCACGCAGGCTCGGTGGCCAAGTACTGGCTCGAGGCGATCGCCGGCATCCCGACCAGCGTCGAGATCGCCAGCGAGTACCGCTACCGCGAGTCGGTGGCCCTGCCCGGCACCCTGGTGCTGACGATCTCGCAGTCCGGCGAGACCGCCGACACGATCGCAGCCCTGCAGCACGCGCAAGGCCTGGGCCTGCGCGACACGCTGACCATCTGCAACGTGCCCGAGAGCGCGCTGATCCGGCAGTCGAAGCTGCGCTTCCTGACCCGCGCCGGCCCCGAGATCGGCGTGGCCTCGACCAAGGCCTTCACGACGCAGCTGGCCTCGCTGTTCGTGCTCACGCTGGTGCTGGCCAAGCAGCGCAAGCGCCTGCTGCCCGAGCGCGAGAAGGAACTGATCGAACAACTGCGCCACCTGCCCGCTGCGATGAACCGGGTGCTCGAGTGCGAGCCCGCGGTGCGCCACTGGGCCAACCGCTTCGCGGTCAAGCAGCACGCGCTGTTCCTGGGCCGCGGCGTGCACTTCCCGATCGCCCAGGAAGGCGCGCTGAAGCTCAAGGAGATCACCTACATCCACGCCGAGGCCTACGCCGCCGGCGAGCTCAAGCACGGCCCCCTGGCCCTGGTCGACCGCGAGATGCCGGTGGTCGTGGTGGCCCCGAACGACGCGCTGATCGAAAAGCTGAAGTCCAACCTGCAGGAAGTGCGCGCCCGCGGGGGCGAACTCTTCGTGTTCGCCGACCGCGACACGCACATCGAGCCGGCGGACGGGCTTAACGTGATCAACCTGATCGACCACGCCGGGCCGCTGTCGCCGATCCTGCACGTGGTGCCGCTGCAGTTGCTTGCGTATCACGCCGCGCTGGCGCGGGGGACGGATGTGGACAAGCCAAGAAACCTGGCGAAATCCGTCACCGTAGAGTGA
- the glmU gene encoding bifunctional UDP-N-acetylglucosamine diphosphorylase/glucosamine-1-phosphate N-acetyltransferase GlmU, producing MNIVILAAGQGKRMRSDLPKVLHPLAGKPLLRHVIDCASSLAPQRLVVVHGHGGDAVRNAIDAALPGNDLGWALQSPQLGTGHAVMQAVDQLDDAAPTLVLYGDVPLTTRDTLLRLIDAAGPDRLALLTVVLDDPTGYGRIVRHEGRIVGVVEHKDADEPTRGIREVNTGILVAPTPALKRWLAGLSDDNAQKEYYLTDIVGMAVHDGIPVDSVQPGAVWETLGVNSKTQLAELERIHQRNVAERLLDDGVTLADPARIDVRGTLACGRDVSIDVNCVFEGEVSLGDGASIGANCVIRNASIGAGTQILPFTHIEDSTVGAGARIGPYSRLRPGNRLGDGTHVGNFVEMKNVQMDAGSKANHLAYLGDATVGRRVNIGAGTITCNYDGVNKHRTVIEDDAFIGSDSQLVAPVTVGRGATLGAGTTLTRDAPPERLTVSRARQLTVESWKRPQKAAKATK from the coding sequence ATGAACATCGTCATCCTTGCCGCCGGACAAGGCAAGCGGATGCGTTCGGACCTTCCGAAAGTATTGCATCCGCTGGCCGGCAAGCCGCTGCTGCGCCACGTGATCGACTGCGCGAGCAGCCTTGCCCCGCAGCGGCTGGTCGTGGTGCACGGCCACGGCGGCGATGCGGTTCGCAACGCGATCGACGCGGCGCTGCCCGGCAACGACCTGGGCTGGGCGCTGCAGTCGCCGCAGCTCGGCACCGGCCATGCGGTGATGCAGGCGGTCGACCAGCTCGACGACGCGGCGCCCACGCTGGTGCTGTACGGCGACGTGCCGCTGACCACTCGCGACACGCTCCTGCGTCTGATCGACGCCGCCGGTCCTGACAGGCTTGCGCTGCTCACCGTCGTGCTGGACGACCCGACCGGCTACGGCCGGATCGTGCGCCACGAAGGCCGGATCGTGGGCGTCGTCGAGCACAAGGACGCCGACGAGCCCACCCGCGGCATCCGCGAGGTCAACACCGGCATCCTGGTCGCGCCCACGCCGGCGCTCAAGCGCTGGCTGGCCGGACTGTCCGACGACAACGCGCAGAAGGAGTACTACCTCACCGACATCGTCGGGATGGCGGTGCATGATGGCATTCCTGTCGACTCGGTACAGCCGGGCGCGGTGTGGGAAACCCTGGGCGTGAACAGCAAGACACAATTGGCGGAGCTCGAGCGCATCCACCAGCGCAACGTGGCCGAGCGCCTGCTCGACGACGGCGTCACGCTGGCCGACCCGGCGCGGATCGACGTACGCGGCACGCTCGCCTGCGGCCGCGACGTCAGCATCGACGTGAACTGCGTGTTCGAGGGCGAGGTCTCGCTCGGCGACGGTGCGTCGATCGGAGCCAACTGCGTGATCCGCAACGCGAGCATCGGCGCCGGGACCCAGATCCTCCCGTTCACCCACATCGAGGACTCCACGGTAGGCGCCGGCGCGCGAATCGGCCCCTACTCGCGGCTGCGGCCGGGCAATCGGCTCGGAGACGGCACCCACGTGGGCAACTTCGTGGAGATGAAGAACGTGCAAATGGACGCCGGCTCCAAGGCCAACCACCTGGCCTACCTGGGCGACGCCACCGTGGGCCGGCGGGTCAACATCGGCGCGGGCACCATCACCTGCAACTACGACGGCGTGAACAAGCACCGCACCGTCATCGAGGACGACGCCTTCATCGGCAGCGACAGCCAGCTGGTCGCGCCGGTGACCGTGGGCCGCGGCGCCACGCTGGGCGCCGGCACTACGCTGACCCGCGACGCGCCGCCCGAGCGGCTCACCGTGTCGCGCGCGAGGCAGCTCACCGTGGAGAGCTGGAAGCGACCGCAGAAGGCCGCCAAGGCGACGAAGTGA
- a CDS encoding DUF6279 family lipoprotein → MRSWLSRVTIVTLVLLLVGCSSAQFGYSTLPWLLTWRFERDLGLDEDQRWLVKERIDALQRWHRASELPRYAEFLRRVAAEPAPVSETTVAGWRAELARAWEPIARRAAPDLAALALTLRPEQIDRLARRFAERNDELRREWGLPANGLSPVAASRVAKGVDPLVEARIERFRERAEFFMGSLDEKQRAALARLAAAHPASEADWMAEREARQRKVLALLRGIARDRPAPEVAEARVREALLAAWEGGDPATADRLAEAASATDRIAATLLNGASPGQRARVADRLLGWAQDFAVIAGR, encoded by the coding sequence ATGCGCTCCTGGCTTTCGCGGGTGACGATCGTCACGCTGGTCCTGCTGCTCGTCGGCTGCTCGTCGGCGCAGTTCGGCTATTCCACGCTGCCCTGGTTGCTGACCTGGCGGTTCGAGCGCGACCTGGGGCTGGACGAGGACCAGCGCTGGCTGGTCAAGGAGCGCATCGACGCGCTGCAGCGCTGGCACCGGGCCAGCGAGCTGCCGCGCTATGCGGAGTTCCTGCGCCGGGTGGCAGCCGAGCCGGCGCCGGTGTCGGAGACGACCGTGGCGGGCTGGCGGGCCGAACTGGCCCGCGCCTGGGAGCCGATCGCCCGGCGCGCCGCGCCGGACCTCGCCGCGCTCGCGCTGACCCTTCGCCCCGAGCAGATCGACCGTCTCGCGCGGCGCTTCGCCGAGCGCAACGACGAGCTCAGGCGCGAGTGGGGGCTGCCGGCGAACGGGCTGTCGCCAGTGGCCGCGAGCAGGGTGGCCAAGGGTGTCGACCCGCTGGTCGAGGCGCGGATCGAGCGCTTCCGCGAGCGGGCCGAGTTCTTCATGGGCAGCCTGGACGAGAAGCAGCGCGCCGCGCTCGCCCGGCTGGCCGCCGCACACCCGGCCAGCGAGGCCGACTGGATGGCCGAGCGCGAGGCGCGTCAGCGGAAGGTGCTGGCGCTTTTGCGGGGCATTGCCCGCGACCGGCCTGCGCCGGAGGTCGCCGAGGCGCGGGTGCGCGAAGCACTGCTCGCGGCGTGGGAGGGCGGCGATCCGGCGACGGCGGACCGGCTGGCCGAGGCCGCGTCGGCCACGGACCGGATCGCGGCCACCTTGCTGAACGGCGCGAGCCCCGGGCAGCGGGCCCGCGTGGCGGACCGGCTGCTCGGCTGGGCTCAGGACTTCGCGGTGATCGCGGGCCGCTGA
- a CDS encoding sodium:solute symporter family protein yields the protein MLLQLVIAYLVLSIAIGLFAATRVHNARDYITAGRNLPMPVVLAMVFATWFGAETVLGISATFLDEGFRGLISDPLGASLCLILFGLVFARPLYRMNLLTLGDFFRIRYTRPIELVLSLCIVISYLGWVAAQVTALGLVFNVLSEDSISMSQGMMIGAGVVLIYTLFGGMWSVAMTTFVQMIVIVIGLLLVSGNAAEQAGGVATVIAKAHAEGKFSFLPTLDAVDMLGWIAALLTMALGSIPQQDVFQRVNSSKNETVAVWGTTLGGISYFFFAAVPLFLAYSAKLIDPDMVTKLSEVDTQLILPTMILNHMPFWLQVVFFGALLSVIMSTASGTLLAPSVTFAENVIKPYFPRMTDKQFLWTTRYTVAGFTLLVTTYAVATDATIHTMVENAYRITLAGAFVPLAAGLFWKRANSFGALLAVILGLGTWIMLEVLGIDDPVEPQLIGLVASAIGMVIGSLTAPADQRPAITAKS from the coding sequence ATGCTGCTGCAGCTGGTCATCGCCTACCTGGTGCTGTCGATCGCGATCGGCCTCTTCGCCGCCACCCGCGTCCACAACGCCCGCGACTACATCACCGCCGGCCGGAACCTGCCGATGCCGGTCGTCCTGGCCATGGTCTTCGCCACCTGGTTCGGCGCCGAGACCGTGCTCGGCATCTCGGCCACCTTCCTCGACGAGGGCTTCCGCGGCCTGATCTCCGACCCGCTCGGGGCCTCGCTGTGCCTGATCCTGTTCGGTCTGGTGTTCGCCCGGCCCCTGTACCGGATGAACCTGCTCACGCTGGGCGACTTCTTCCGGATCCGCTACACCCGGCCGATCGAGCTGGTGCTGTCGCTGTGCATCGTGATCTCCTACCTGGGCTGGGTGGCCGCCCAGGTCACCGCGCTGGGGCTGGTCTTCAACGTGCTGTCGGAAGACAGCATCTCGATGAGCCAGGGCATGATGATCGGCGCCGGCGTGGTGCTGATCTACACGCTGTTCGGCGGCATGTGGTCGGTCGCGATGACCACCTTCGTGCAGATGATCGTGATCGTGATCGGCCTGCTGCTGGTCTCGGGCAACGCCGCCGAGCAGGCGGGCGGCGTGGCCACGGTGATCGCCAAGGCGCACGCCGAGGGCAAGTTCTCCTTCCTGCCCACGCTCGACGCGGTCGACATGCTCGGCTGGATCGCCGCGCTGCTCACGATGGCGCTCGGCTCGATTCCGCAGCAGGACGTCTTCCAGCGGGTCAACTCGTCGAAGAACGAGACGGTGGCGGTCTGGGGCACCACGCTGGGCGGCATCTCCTACTTCTTCTTCGCGGCGGTGCCGCTGTTCCTCGCCTACTCGGCCAAGCTTATCGACCCGGACATGGTCACGAAGCTGAGCGAGGTCGACACGCAGCTGATCCTGCCCACGATGATCCTGAACCACATGCCGTTCTGGCTGCAGGTGGTGTTCTTCGGCGCGCTGCTGTCGGTGATCATGAGCACCGCCTCGGGCACGCTGCTGGCCCCGTCGGTCACCTTCGCCGAAAACGTGATCAAGCCCTACTTCCCGCGGATGACCGACAAGCAGTTCCTGTGGACGACCCGCTACACGGTGGCCGGTTTCACGCTGCTGGTCACCACGTATGCCGTGGCCACCGACGCGACGATCCACACCATGGTCGAGAACGCCTACCGGATCACGCTCGCGGGCGCCTTCGTGCCGCTGGCCGCCGGCCTGTTCTGGAAGCGCGCCAACAGCTTCGGCGCCCTGCTGGCCGTGATCCTGGGCCTGGGCACCTGGATCATGCTGGAGGTGCTGGGGATCGACGACCCGGTCGAGCCGCAACTGATCGGCCTGGTCGCCAGCGCGATCGGCATGGTCATCGGCAGCCTGACCGCACCGGCCGATCAGCGGCCCGCGATCACCGCGAAGTCCTGA
- the ubiB gene encoding ubiquinone biosynthesis regulatory protein kinase UbiB has translation MRIVRLVKILFVAWRYGLDEIAASGAAATLRSPWLLRMVRLLHLGRKLEAPRGQRLREALEGLGPIFVKFGQVLSTRRDLLPPDIADELAMLQDRVPPFPGELAVRAIEKGLGKPIDELFDAFDRKPVASASIAQVHFARLKDGREVAVKVLRPNMAPVIERDLELLRTAGSLLVKVSADARRLRPLDVIDEFDKYLHDELDLIREASNATQLRRNFENSPLLRVPEMFWDWCSTGVLTMERMRGIPIGQIERMRAAGIDLKKLSRDGVEIFFTQVFRHGFFHADMHPGNILVGDAGPDFNRYIALDFGIVGTLSDFDKNYLAQNFLAFFRRDYRRVAELHVESGWVPASTRVEELEGAVRACCEPVFDRPLREISLGLVLMRLFQASRRFNVEIQPQLVLLQKTLLNIEGLGRQLDPDLDLWVTAKPILEKWMREQIGFEGLVERMKLESRQWARLLPELPRLAHDALARQARPQPDPAVQELLRRLVAEQRRTRRWLAAVMATTIAGFCALAWLAVL, from the coding sequence GTGCGCATCGTTCGACTCGTCAAGATCCTCTTCGTCGCCTGGCGCTACGGCCTCGACGAAATCGCCGCTTCCGGGGCGGCGGCCACGCTGCGCTCGCCGTGGCTGTTGCGGATGGTGCGGCTGCTTCACCTCGGCCGCAAGCTCGAGGCGCCGCGCGGCCAGCGGCTGCGCGAGGCGCTGGAAGGCCTGGGCCCGATCTTCGTGAAGTTCGGGCAGGTGCTGTCCACCCGCCGCGACCTGCTGCCGCCCGACATCGCCGACGAGCTGGCGATGCTGCAGGACCGGGTGCCGCCCTTCCCCGGCGAGCTGGCGGTGCGCGCGATCGAGAAGGGCCTGGGCAAGCCGATCGACGAGCTGTTCGACGCGTTCGACCGCAAGCCGGTCGCGTCGGCCTCGATCGCGCAGGTGCACTTCGCCCGGCTCAAGGACGGCCGCGAAGTGGCGGTCAAGGTGCTGCGCCCGAACATGGCGCCGGTGATCGAGCGCGACCTGGAACTGCTGCGCACCGCCGGCAGCCTGCTGGTCAAGGTGTCGGCCGACGCCCGCCGGCTGCGCCCGCTCGACGTGATCGACGAGTTCGACAAGTACCTGCACGACGAGCTCGACCTGATCCGTGAGGCCTCCAACGCCACCCAGCTGCGCCGCAACTTCGAGAACTCGCCGCTGCTGCGGGTGCCCGAGATGTTCTGGGACTGGTGCTCGACCGGCGTGCTGACGATGGAGCGGATGCGCGGCATCCCGATCGGACAGATCGAGCGGATGCGAGCGGCCGGCATCGACCTGAAGAAGCTGTCGCGCGACGGCGTCGAGATCTTCTTCACGCAGGTGTTCCGGCACGGCTTCTTCCACGCCGACATGCACCCGGGCAACATCCTGGTCGGCGACGCCGGGCCGGACTTCAACCGCTACATCGCGCTGGACTTCGGCATCGTCGGCACGCTGTCCGACTTCGACAAGAACTACCTGGCGCAGAACTTCCTGGCCTTCTTCCGGCGCGACTACCGCCGGGTGGCCGAGCTGCACGTGGAGTCGGGCTGGGTGCCGGCCAGCACCCGGGTCGAGGAGCTGGAGGGCGCGGTGCGCGCCTGCTGCGAGCCGGTGTTCGACCGGCCGCTGCGCGAGATCTCGCTCGGCCTGGTGCTGATGCGGCTGTTCCAGGCCTCGCGCCGCTTCAACGTCGAGATCCAGCCGCAGCTGGTTCTGCTGCAGAAGACGCTGCTGAACATCGAAGGGCTGGGCCGCCAGCTCGACCCCGACCTGGACCTGTGGGTCACCGCCAAGCCGATCCTCGAGAAGTGGATGCGCGAGCAGATCGGGTTCGAGGGCCTCGTCGAGCGAATGAAGCTCGAATCCCGGCAGTGGGCCCGGCTGCTGCCCGAGCTGCCCCGCCTGGCCCACGATGCGCTGGCCCGCCAGGCCCGCCCGCAGCCCGACCCGGCGGTCCAGGAGCTGCTGCGCCGGCTGGTGGCCGAGCAGCGGCGCACCCGCCGCTGGCTCGCCGCCGTCATGGCCACGACGATCGCGGGGTTCTGCGCGCTGGCCTGGCTGGCGGTTCTATAA
- a CDS encoding HD domain-containing protein yields the protein MDATAPRASFTDMADSTADDWKVIAGQFMPYAAQLADRVLDHLRLLDGDFGGFPVDRLTHSLQTATRAERDGRDEEYVVCALLHDIGDTLGSWNHPDIAAAILKPFVRPEYHFMVEKHGIFQGYYFFHHLGMDRNARDAFRDDPRYGLVEEFCAKYDAPAFDPGYDTLPLSHFEPMVRRLFAAPRQSVYKDAAPE from the coding sequence ATGGACGCGACCGCGCCGCGCGCGAGCTTCACCGACATGGCCGACAGCACGGCCGATGACTGGAAGGTCATCGCCGGCCAGTTCATGCCCTACGCCGCGCAGCTGGCCGACCGGGTGCTCGATCACCTGAGGCTGCTCGACGGCGACTTCGGCGGCTTTCCGGTCGACCGGCTGACCCACAGCCTGCAGACCGCCACCCGTGCCGAGCGGGACGGCCGCGACGAGGAATACGTGGTCTGCGCGCTGCTGCACGACATCGGCGACACGCTCGGCTCCTGGAACCATCCGGACATCGCGGCGGCGATCCTGAAGCCCTTCGTTCGCCCCGAGTACCACTTCATGGTGGAAAAGCACGGGATCTTCCAGGGCTATTATTTCTTCCACCACCTGGGCATGGACCGCAACGCGCGCGACGCTTTCCGCGACGATCCGCGCTACGGCCTGGTCGAGGAGTTCTGCGCGAAGTACGACGCGCCGGCCTTCGACCCCGGCTACGACACGCTTCCGCTGTCGCACTTCGAGCCGATGGTGCGGCGCCTGTTCGCGGCGCCGCGCCAGTCGGTCTACAAGGACGCGGCGCCGGAGTGA